A genome region from Piliocolobus tephrosceles isolate RC106 chromosome 8, ASM277652v3, whole genome shotgun sequence includes the following:
- the LOC111521447 gene encoding protein FAM9A-like, producing the protein MEPVGRKRRKRAAKVQSEAQVMAAPVKEHAGKDPVSDEHEERNPFTETREKDVTDEHGEREPFAEKDEHTGIHTMKLEYIAADITEDLAAKRKMIKIDKAAYRKTKNTIERALRKKQLKRQKRDYRHTWKLLNVLKEYIADKQKDDEEAEEAEAEEAAAAAEVIVVGEQEEEEKEEEEEKEEEGGETEEEEGGGEGEETEEEIIKAFQEKQKRCQQYTSVKRWGLKEVKPLREQFIKATEDSKDNYCIISSDEESELDN; encoded by the coding sequence AGCCCGTGGGCAGGAAGCGCCGCAAGAGGGCTGCCAAGGTTCAGTCGGAGGCTCAAGTTATGGCCGCCCCGGTGAAGGAACATGCAGGAAAGGATCCAGTCAGTGATGAACATGAGGAAAGAAACCCTTTTACAGAAACAAGGGAGAAAGATGTGACTGATGAGCATGGGGAAAGAGAACCTTTTGCTGAAAAAGATGAACACACGGGGATTCATACCATGAAGCTAGAATATATTGCAGCTGACATTACAGAGGACCttgctgcaaaaagaaaaatgataaaaatagataaaGCCGCTTATAGGAAAACCAAGAACACAATTGAACGTGCtttgagaaaaaaacaactaaaaaggcAGAAACGTGATTATAGGCATACTTGGAAGTTGCTGAATGTCCTTAAAGAATACATCGCAGACAAGCAGAAAGATgatgaagaagcagaagaagcagaagcagaagaagcagcagcagcagcagaagtaaTAGTAGTAGGAgaacaagaggaggaggagaaggaggaggaagaggagaaagaagaagaaggaggagaaacagaagaagaagaaggaggaggagaaggagaagaaacagaagaagaaataattaaagcatttcaagaaaaacagaagaggtgTCAACAATATACAAGTGTTAAGAGATGGGGGCTGAAAGAGGTGAAGCCGCTACGTGAGCAATTCATAAAGGCTACCGAGGACTCTAAAGACAATTATTGCATCATTTCTTCCGATGAAGAAAGTGAACTTGATAACTAG